From a single Aquarana catesbeiana isolate 2022-GZ linkage group LG09, ASM4218655v1, whole genome shotgun sequence genomic region:
- the LOC141108937 gene encoding olfactory receptor 8G17-like — MFSQLFTLPFKVSAFPLMEEKNLTWQNYFIIGGITDLPQLQAPIFFLVLFIYVIVLSANSTILLLICKDQKLHTPMYYFLSHLSFIDMCYSTVTMHKALDVYVSKNKQISFSACLTQMYFYVTFLCCEFLILTAMSYDRYVAICFPLRYVMIMNKKLCALLTILCWIVAFLEVLPSVFIIYHIYCFKSNYINLFFCDLMSIMKLFCHGASLMEHLIYAESAFVGFLPFSFIITSYSYIIRAIFKISSSRGRWKAFYTCSSHITVVALLIVPTLCLYVRPTSAFALDSDKIFLLFYTSLTPLVNPLIYSLKNKDVKMAFWRLVEKKKEILV, encoded by the coding sequence ATGTTTTCACAGCTATTTACATTACCTTTTAAGGTATCTGCATTCCCCCTGATGGAAGAGAAGAATCTTACTTGGCAGAACTATTTTATCATAGGAGGAATTACTGACTTGCCACAGCTGCAAGCTCCTATCTTCTTCCTAGTTCTTTTCATTTATGTAATTGTCCTTAGTGCAAACTCAACCATTTTGCTACTAATATGCAAAGATCAAAAACTGCACACACCAATGTATTACTTCCTATCTCATTTATCTTTCATAGACATGTGTTACAGTACAGTAACCATGCATAAGGCACTGGATGTATATGTTTCCAAGAATAAACAGATTTCATTTTCAGCTTGTCTTACTCAAATGTATTTCTATGTTACTTTCCTCTGCTGTGAATTTTTGATTCTAACTGCCATGAGTTATGATCGTTATGTTGCTATTTGTTTCCCTCTACGGTATGTTATGATCATGAACAAAAAGCTGTGTGCACTTTTGACAATACTATGTTGGATTGTGGCATTTCTGGAAGTTCTTCCTTCTGTTTTTATAATTTACCACATCTATTGCTTTAAGTCTAATTATATCAACCTCTTCTTCTGTGATCTAATGAGTATTATGAAGCTTTTCTGCCACGGTGCCTCTCTTATGGAACATTTGATATATGCAGAGTCAGCATTTGTTGGGTTCCTGCCCTTCTCCTTTATTATTACATCCTATAGCTACATAATCCGAGCCATTTTTAAAATTAGTTCTAGTAGAGGCAGATGGAAAGCTTTCTACACATGTTCCTCTCATATCACTGTTGTAGCTCTGCTCATTGTGCCAACACTTTGTTTGTATGTGAGACCCACTTCGGCATTTGCATTGGATTCTGATAAGATATTCTTACTGTTTTATACATCACTAACTCCCCTGGTAAATCCGCTGATCTACAGTTTGAAAAACAAAGATGTAAAAATGGCCTTCTGGCGACTggtggaaaagaaaaaggaaatacttGTGTGA